The following are encoded together in the Poseidonibacter lekithochrous genome:
- a CDS encoding TRAP transporter small permease gives MKNVLARVNSITAKVEKVILSLSILLMMINTTANALGRYIFNQSIYFSEELNQFLMVSVTFVGLAYAVRNGRNIRMTAIYDALSHKKKKFLMIIIAISTSMLMFLLAYEAYNYVMQLKEINRLSPALQIEVYLVYMIVPIGFFMSGVQFFIRFIQNLLHDEIYLSYDVIEEKDCDSNIGDQAC, from the coding sequence ATGAAAAATGTATTGGCAAGAGTAAATTCCATTACTGCAAAAGTAGAAAAGGTAATTTTATCTTTATCTATTTTGCTAATGATGATTAATACAACTGCAAATGCTTTAGGAAGATATATCTTCAACCAAAGTATATATTTTTCTGAGGAATTAAATCAGTTTTTAATGGTATCCGTGACATTTGTTGGTTTAGCTTATGCAGTAAGAAATGGTAGAAATATCAGAATGACTGCTATTTATGACGCGTTAAGTCATAAAAAGAAAAAGTTCTTAATGATTATTATTGCAATTTCTACATCAATGTTGATGTTTTTATTAGCTTATGAAGCTTATAACTATGTAATGCAATTAAAAGAGATAAACAGATTAAGTCCAGCACTTCAAATAGAAGTTTATTTAGTATATATGATTGTACCTATTGGATTTTTTATGTCGGGAGTTCAGTTCTTCATTAGGTTTATTCAAAACCTGTTACATGATGAGATTTATCTTTCTTATGATGTTATTGAAGAGAAAGATTGTGATTCAAATATAGGAGATCAAGCATGTTAG
- a CDS encoding TRAP transporter large permease yields the protein MLEFLQNVLNGELDVYVITFALLAVMVVLLFLSFPMVVPLTVATMVGFLHFSDLPLQNIIQQMITGITPNALIAIPMFIFAADIMTRGHTATRLLDLIEVFIGHYRGGLPITTCISCTLFGSVSGSTQATVVSVGSIMRPKLLKAGYKDNFILGLIINASDIAWLIPPSIGLILYGVLANANIAELFIAGIGPGLILTGLFSVYCYIYSVMHQDEITLAPKKDWSARFQAVKKSILPMGFPVLIVGGIYSGAFTPTEAAAFSVLYAIILEVVIYRKLGLSDLIDSSLSTGLITAVVFILVGAGQAFSWYISFEMIPQELLGALDLENASPEFILFVISVAFVVGCMFVDSIVVLLILTPVFMPIIDSSGIDPVLVGVVITLQMAIGSATPPFGCDIFTAIAVFKKSYMQVISGILPFFLILMLMSAILIFFPDSALFLRDIAFDK from the coding sequence ATGTTAGAATTTTTACAAAATGTGTTAAATGGCGAGCTTGATGTATATGTTATTACTTTTGCCCTATTAGCAGTAATGGTAGTACTTCTATTTTTAAGTTTCCCAATGGTTGTTCCTTTAACGGTTGCAACAATGGTAGGGTTTTTACATTTTTCAGATTTACCTCTGCAAAATATAATTCAGCAAATGATTACAGGTATTACACCAAATGCACTAATAGCAATTCCAATGTTTATTTTTGCGGCAGATATTATGACCAGGGGTCATACGGCTACAAGATTACTAGATTTAATTGAAGTATTTATTGGTCACTACAGAGGTGGATTACCAATTACAACTTGTATTTCATGTACATTATTTGGTTCAGTTTCAGGTTCTACTCAAGCAACAGTTGTATCTGTTGGTTCAATTATGAGACCTAAACTTTTAAAAGCTGGATATAAAGATAATTTTATTCTTGGACTTATAATTAATGCAAGTGATATTGCTTGGTTAATTCCACCAAGTATTGGTCTTATTTTATATGGAGTTTTAGCAAATGCAAATATTGCTGAATTGTTCATTGCAGGAATTGGTCCAGGTCTTATTTTAACAGGTCTATTTTCAGTTTATTGTTACATTTATTCTGTAATGCATCAAGATGAAATTACATTAGCACCAAAAAAAGATTGGTCTGCTAGATTTCAAGCAGTTAAAAAATCAATTTTACCAATGGGATTCCCAGTACTAATTGTAGGTGGGATTTACTCAGGAGCATTTACTCCAACAGAAGCAGCAGCCTTCTCAGTATTGTATGCAATTATATTAGAAGTTGTAATTTATAGGAAATTAGGACTATCTGATTTAATTGATTCATCATTAAGTACAGGGCTTATTACAGCAGTTGTATTTATCCTTGTTGGTGCGGGTCAAGCCTTCTCTTGGTATATCTCATTTGAGATGATTCCTCAAGAGTTACTTGGAGCACTTGATTTAGAAAATGCAAGTCCTGAGTTTATACTATTTGTTATCTCAGTAGCATTTGTTGTTGGATGTATGTTTGTTGATTCAATTGTTGTATTACTGATTTTAACACCAGTATTTATGCCAATTATTGATTCATCAGGAATTGATCCAGTTTTAGTTGGAGTTGTAATTACTTTACAAATGGCAATTGGTTCGGCAACGCCACCATTTGGATGTGATATTTTTACTGCCATTGCGGTATTTAAAAAATCATATATGCAAGTAATTTCTGGAATATTGCCATTCTTCTTAATACTAATGTTGATGTCAGCGATTTTAATATTCTTCCCTGATTCAGCTCTGTTCTTAAGAGATATAGCATTCGATAAGTAA
- a CDS encoding diaminopropionate ammonia-lyase, whose product MINNFKQYLNNTEFFDNTSNTVVGKYEHQDILSLEGFEKASKEITSWDEYAVTPLVSLDELAEQTGVSKLYYKNEHFRFSLKSFKALGGAYAVANLLIGKLKEQGIDANSNDLLAGTYKDITNKITVSCATDGNHGKSVAWGASNFGCNCEIFIHSHVSVSRENEIAKYGAKVNRIDGNYDDSVHIADKTAEEKGYFTVSDTSYEGYTEVPKDVMQGYTIMVDEALKQMGEKPTHVFLQGGVGGMAAAVASFILETYQEESPIFVMIEPTNADCLLQSAKNGTPTVVHGDLDTVMAGLSCGEISLLAWKILENKTKAFFSIPDEPIAEVMKYLSELPEPVVAGESAVAGLAGYMITQHSEEYRAALQIDENSKILFLGTEGDTDAVVYEKMVGKSSAEVLKKA is encoded by the coding sequence ATGATAAACAATTTTAAACAATATTTAAACAATACAGAATTTTTCGATAATACATCAAATACAGTAGTAGGTAAGTACGAACACCAAGATATTTTAAGTCTAGAAGGTTTTGAGAAAGCATCAAAAGAGATTACTTCTTGGGATGAATACGCAGTTACTCCACTTGTGAGTCTAGATGAATTAGCAGAACAAACAGGTGTTTCAAAACTATATTACAAAAATGAGCACTTTAGATTCTCTCTTAAAAGTTTTAAAGCTTTAGGTGGAGCATACGCAGTTGCAAATTTATTAATTGGAAAATTAAAAGAGCAAGGTATTGATGCAAATTCAAATGATTTATTAGCAGGAACATACAAAGATATTACAAACAAGATTACAGTTTCGTGTGCAACAGATGGAAATCACGGTAAATCAGTAGCATGGGGAGCATCAAACTTTGGTTGTAATTGTGAAATTTTTATTCATTCACATGTAAGTGTAAGTAGAGAAAATGAAATTGCAAAATATGGTGCAAAAGTAAATAGAATTGATGGTAACTACGATGATTCAGTTCATATTGCTGATAAAACAGCAGAAGAGAAAGGTTACTTTACAGTTTCTGATACTTCATATGAAGGTTATACAGAAGTACCAAAAGATGTAATGCAAGGTTATACAATTATGGTTGATGAAGCATTAAAACAAATGGGTGAAAAACCAACACATGTATTCTTACAAGGTGGAGTTGGTGGAATGGCAGCAGCTGTTGCATCATTTATTTTAGAAACTTACCAAGAAGAATCACCAATTTTTGTAATGATTGAACCAACTAATGCAGATTGTTTATTACAAAGTGCAAAAAATGGAACTCCTACAGTTGTTCATGGAGATTTAGACACAGTAATGGCTGGTCTTTCTTGTGGAGAGATTTCACTATTAGCATGGAAGATTTTAGAAAATAAAACAAAAGCATTCTTCTCAATTCCTGATGAACCAATTGCAGAAGTTATGAAATACTTATCAGAATTACCAGAGCCAGTAGTTGCAGGTGAATCAGCAGTTGCAGGACTTGCAGGTTATATGATTACTCAACATAGCGAAGAGTATAGAGCTGCATTACAAATTGATGAAAATTCAAAAATTCTTTTCTTAGGAACAGAAGGTGATACTGATGCAGTTGTATACGAAAAAATGGTAGGGAAAAGCTCTGCTGAGGTTCTAAAAAAGGCTTAA
- a CDS encoding YgeY family selenium metabolism-linked hydrolase, protein MEKIFEGIPFEEIKQRAEFYKEDIYKFTRDLVRCPGGSGDESLAATCTIAEMQKLGFNKIDIDPMGNILAYIGTGSHLIAMDGHLDVVGAGNLDNWNYDPYEGFEDENRIIGRGTTDMKGAIASIVYAAKIITDLDIQDDFTLLVSASVAEEDCDGLSWKYMIEEQNIRPEFVLLAEPSDGKICRAQKGRMEISVSTYGTSAHGSIPHTGDNAIYKMSGILTELRALNENLLVDDLLGKGCLTVSEISSTSPSRCAVSDSCTISIDRRLTWGEKPEDALQEIRNLPAVKMADAEVSIYNYDEPSYTGLEYGQECSFKPWKMEEKHDVTQSVANAYKELFKKDAVIDIWPFSTNGVSIMGEHNIPVIGYGPGELKFAHAPNEEVKKADLILCAALYAAIPSVYVRMLKGN, encoded by the coding sequence ATGGAAAAAATATTTGAAGGTATTCCTTTTGAGGAAATAAAACAAAGAGCTGAGTTTTATAAAGAAGATATTTATAAATTTACAAGAGATTTAGTTAGATGTCCAGGAGGTTCAGGTGATGAATCTCTTGCAGCAACTTGTACTATTGCAGAGATGCAAAAACTTGGATTTAATAAAATAGATATTGACCCTATGGGAAATATTTTAGCTTATATAGGTACGGGTTCTCATCTTATTGCAATGGATGGTCACTTAGATGTTGTAGGTGCTGGAAACCTTGATAACTGGAACTATGATCCTTATGAAGGTTTTGAAGACGAAAATAGAATTATAGGTCGAGGAACAACAGATATGAAAGGTGCAATTGCATCTATTGTATATGCTGCGAAGATTATTACGGATTTAGATATTCAAGATGATTTTACACTTCTAGTTTCTGCTTCTGTTGCAGAAGAAGATTGTGATGGATTATCTTGGAAATATATGATTGAAGAGCAAAATATTAGACCTGAATTTGTATTACTTGCGGAACCAAGTGATGGAAAGATTTGTAGAGCACAAAAAGGACGAATGGAAATTTCTGTAAGTACTTATGGAACATCTGCTCATGGATCAATTCCTCATACTGGTGATAATGCTATTTATAAAATGTCAGGAATTTTAACTGAACTTAGAGCTTTAAATGAAAATTTATTAGTTGATGATTTACTTGGAAAAGGGTGTTTAACTGTTTCTGAGATTAGCTCAACTTCTCCATCAAGATGTGCGGTATCTGATTCTTGTACTATCTCAATTGATAGACGATTAACTTGGGGTGAAAAACCTGAGGATGCATTACAAGAGATTAGAAATTTACCAGCTGTTAAAATGGCAGATGCTGAAGTTAGTATTTATAACTATGACGAACCATCATATACAGGTTTAGAGTATGGACAAGAGTGTTCATTTAAACCATGGAAAATGGAAGAAAAACATGATGTTACGCAAAGTGTAGCAAATGCTTATAAAGAGTTATTCAAAAAAGATGCAGTAATTGATATTTGGCCATTTTCAACAAATGGTGTATCTATTATGGGTGAACATAATATTCCAGTAATTGGATATGGACCAGGTGAACTGAAATTTGCCCATGCACCAAATGAAGAAGTAAAAAAAGCAGACTTAATTTTATGTGCTGCTTTATATGCTGCTATTCCATCAGTATATGTGAGAATGTTAAAAGGAAATTAA
- a CDS encoding M24 family metallopeptidase, whose protein sequence is MIQVPQRGFLQAEYENRLSKIQKLMFDEGMDAILLTTQVDIEYYTGFKSQFFESPTRPWFVLIPLDDKPKAIIPVIGESGMRGTWIDDIQTWVSPNPEDEGISLLTTSINALMKRFKCLGIPQGHESSLRMPLGDYNKLISNLDGLQIKDATNILRYVRYVKSHAEIEKISYICQVASQGFEDLPSLLKVGESERANCQRFKNHLLTLGVDDFPYLISGSGQGGYGSIIMGPSERILENGDIFIIDTGCVFDSYFCDFDRNYAFSYASDEAKKAYEVVFNATDAGFEACQVGNTTSDVFHAMNKVMQKGGALGNSVGRLGHGLGMQLTEWPSNTVNDNTPLEEGVVLTLEPGMEYLAGKEMVHEENVLITKDGPIWLSRRAQKELPII, encoded by the coding sequence ATGATACAAGTACCACAAAGAGGATTTTTACAAGCTGAGTATGAAAATAGACTCTCTAAAATCCAGAAACTTATGTTTGATGAGGGTATGGACGCTATTTTATTAACAACGCAAGTAGATATTGAGTATTACACTGGGTTTAAATCTCAATTTTTTGAGAGTCCAACAAGACCATGGTTTGTTCTAATTCCTTTAGATGATAAACCAAAAGCAATAATTCCAGTAATTGGTGAGAGTGGAATGAGAGGAACATGGATTGATGATATTCAAACTTGGGTATCACCTAATCCAGAGGATGAAGGAATTTCCTTATTAACAACATCTATTAATGCTTTAATGAAAAGATTTAAGTGTTTAGGAATTCCTCAAGGTCATGAAAGTAGTCTTAGGATGCCATTAGGGGATTATAATAAATTAATCTCTAATTTAGATGGTTTACAGATTAAGGATGCTACTAATATTTTAAGATATGTAAGATATGTAAAATCACATGCAGAGATTGAAAAAATATCTTATATTTGTCAAGTGGCATCTCAAGGTTTTGAAGACTTACCAAGCTTACTAAAAGTAGGTGAGAGTGAAAGAGCTAATTGTCAGAGATTTAAGAATCATTTATTAACTTTAGGTGTAGATGATTTTCCTTATTTAATATCTGGATCAGGTCAAGGTGGCTATGGTTCGATTATTATGGGACCAAGTGAAAGGATTTTAGAAAATGGAGATATTTTTATCATTGACACAGGCTGTGTTTTTGATAGTTACTTCTGTGATTTTGACAGAAATTACGCTTTTTCTTATGCAAGCGATGAAGCAAAAAAAGCTTATGAAGTAGTATTTAATGCTACTGATGCTGGATTTGAAGCTTGTCAAGTAGGAAATACGACATCTGATGTATTTCATGCTATGAATAAAGTAATGCAAAAAGGTGGAGCTTTAGGAAATTCAGTTGGAAGATTAGGTCATGGACTTGGAATGCAACTAACTGAGTGGCCATCTAATACTGTTAATGATAATACTCCTTTAGAAGAGGGTGTTGTATTAACATTAGAGCCTGGAATGGAATATCTAGCAGGTAAAGAGATGGTACATGAAGAAAATGTACTTATTACAAAAGATGGACCAATATGGTTATCTAGAAGAGCCCAAAAAGAATTACCAATTATATAA
- the ltaE gene encoding low-specificity L-threonine aldolase gives MNKIIDLRSDTFTKPSKEMKEFMFKAPLGDDVYGEDPSVNALEEKVAKLTKKEAGLFVTSGTQSNLLALLSHCNRADEYICGQDAHIYKYEAGGGAVVGSIQPQPIEFEKDATLDLKKVKEKIKPKDNHFARTKLLCLENTHHGQVLSMDYLKKANKFAKKNNLLLHLDGARVFNAVVDLNVKLSDITKHFDSASLCLSKGLGTPAGSVLVGSKEFIKEARHYRKMIGGGLRQAGILASAGIYALDNHIQDLKKDHKLAKYLADELRKIEKVTVVSNHTNMMFIQVDDEDKLKKHLEKNNILISGYGELRLVIHRDIKKEDVKKTILAFKSFYN, from the coding sequence ATGAATAAAATAATTGATTTAAGAAGTGATACATTTACAAAACCCTCAAAAGAAATGAAAGAATTTATGTTCAAAGCCCCATTGGGTGATGATGTATATGGAGAAGACCCAAGTGTAAATGCTTTAGAAGAAAAAGTAGCAAAACTTACAAAAAAAGAAGCTGGTTTATTTGTAACATCAGGAACACAATCGAACCTACTAGCTTTATTATCACATTGTAATAGAGCAGATGAATATATATGTGGTCAAGATGCACATATATACAAATATGAAGCAGGTGGTGGTGCTGTTGTTGGTAGTATTCAACCTCAGCCAATAGAGTTTGAAAAAGATGCTACTTTAGATTTAAAAAAAGTAAAAGAGAAAATCAAACCAAAAGATAATCATTTTGCAAGAACAAAACTTCTATGTTTAGAAAACACTCATCATGGACAAGTTTTAAGTATGGATTATTTAAAAAAAGCAAATAAATTTGCAAAGAAAAACAATCTATTATTACACCTAGATGGAGCAAGAGTATTTAATGCTGTTGTTGATTTAAATGTTAAGCTTAGTGATATTACAAAACACTTTGATTCGGCTTCTTTATGTTTATCAAAAGGTTTAGGAACTCCTGCTGGTTCTGTATTAGTTGGAAGTAAAGAGTTTATTAAAGAAGCTAGACATTATAGAAAAATGATAGGTGGTGGTCTTAGACAAGCAGGAATTTTAGCAAGTGCTGGAATATATGCTTTAGATAACCATATTCAAGACCTTAAAAAAGACCATAAATTAGCTAAGTATTTAGCAGATGAATTAAGAAAAATAGAGAAAGTCACTGTAGTATCAAACCATACAAATATGATGTTCATTCAAGTAGATGATGAAGATAAATTAAAAAAACATTTAGAAAAAAATAATATATTAATTTCTGGATATGGTGAATTAAGACTTGTTATTCATAGAGATATTAAAAAAGAAGATGTTAAAAAAACTATACTTGCTTTTAAAAGTTTTTATAATTAA
- a CDS encoding cytochrome c oxidase subunit 3 family protein has product MNTKIDKYPPGDFGIWLIIYIELITFGGLFLGYAFTRSKDVELFNNSQDLLNQNFGLVNTVLLLTSSYFVVKAVHFVKNGLSTKKSSKYLLFAIALGIGFLILKALEFFVKYNEGISIGTNTFFMFYYILTIFHFLHVLLGIAILFLTYKNMKKNKYTSSNCIGLETSASYWHMVDLLWIILFPLIYIIR; this is encoded by the coding sequence ATGAATACAAAAATAGATAAATACCCTCCTGGAGATTTTGGTATATGGCTTATTATTTATATAGAACTAATTACCTTTGGTGGTTTGTTTCTTGGATATGCTTTTACTAGGTCAAAAGATGTGGAACTTTTCAATAACTCACAAGATTTATTAAATCAAAACTTTGGACTAGTTAATACTGTACTTTTATTAACTAGTAGTTATTTTGTAGTAAAAGCTGTTCATTTTGTAAAAAATGGCTTATCAACTAAAAAAAGTTCAAAATATTTATTATTTGCAATTGCTTTAGGTATTGGATTTTTAATATTAAAAGCTTTAGAGTTTTTTGTGAAATATAATGAAGGTATTTCAATAGGAACAAATACATTTTTTATGTTTTATTATATTCTTACAATATTTCATTTTTTACATGTATTATTGGGAATAGCTATTTTATTTCTTACTTATAAAAATATGAAAAAGAATAAATATACAAGTAGTAATTGTATAGGTTTAGAAACATCAGCTTCTTACTGGCATATGGTTGATTTATTATGGATAATTCTGTTTCCATTGATTTATATAATAAGGTAA
- a CDS encoding cytochrome C oxidase subunit IV family protein: MKNRIKLVYLTLIFLTIISYILGLFDLMNYTFVSMVLVLTFIKGKLIIDHFMELKTCAKPYVLIPTIWLAIVLILIGFAYYIPYL; this comes from the coding sequence ATGAAAAATAGAATAAAACTTGTTTATTTAACTCTTATTTTTTTAACTATAATTTCTTATATTTTAGGGCTTTTTGACTTAATGAATTATACTTTTGTAAGTATGGTATTAGTTCTTACTTTTATAAAAGGTAAGTTAATTATTGACCATTTTATGGAGCTTAAAACTTGTGCAAAACCTTATGTATTAATTCCTACAATTTGGCTTGCAATAGTTTTAATTTTAATAGGTTTTGCTTATTATATCCCTTATTTATAG
- the maf gene encoding septum formation inhibitor Maf yields MIRLGSNSPTRALILNNFGIEFTQNGGSFDEDSILTTNPKSFCYEATRGKFNELYSKYGVEDMPLLVSDSVVTSHGELLRKAKDENDARRMLELQSESETSVITCMIYKSKTKELIDISITTYEFEKFDKTHLEEYIKSGECFGKAGAIMVEGFCKPYIKNVIGYESTAMGLCAQKLIPFLEE; encoded by the coding sequence GTGATAAGACTTGGTTCAAATTCTCCTACACGTGCATTAATACTTAATAATTTTGGTATTGAATTTACTCAAAATGGCGGTTCTTTTGATGAAGATTCAATACTAACTACTAATCCTAAATCTTTTTGTTATGAAGCAACAAGAGGAAAATTCAATGAGTTATATTCTAAATATGGCGTTGAAGACATGCCATTATTAGTATCTGATTCTGTGGTTACTTCACATGGAGAGTTACTTAGAAAAGCAAAAGATGAAAATGACGCAAGAAGAATGCTAGAACTTCAAAGTGAATCTGAAACTTCTGTAATAACTTGTATGATATATAAATCTAAAACAAAAGAGTTAATCGATATTTCTATTACTACTTATGAGTTTGAAAAGTTTGATAAAACACACCTAGAAGAGTATATAAAATCAGGAGAGTGTTTTGGAAAAGCAGGTGCAATTATGGTAGAAGGTTTTTGCAAACCATATATCAAAAATGTGATAGGATATGAAAGTACAGCTATGGGATTATGTGCCCAAAAACTTATTCCTTTTTTAGAAGAATAA
- a CDS encoding ketopantoate reductase family protein, whose product MNIVVIGAGGIGAYYGMILHEVGCNITFVARGENLKYLKENKMKMTHPNYVIEDKINTLSIEELVQKNPEDYDAVIIATKAMSTESISKSLSSWVKGSSFIPYYISLQNGVENEDIMEEYYSKDYVIGGLTRLIVSHTISIGHVHCSGEVQTLIGALNHTDKNAKFLDELNTILAKTQTTTFICEDIRLELWNKLIINNGVNAICALLEERTRPLLTDEKTSKIIYGLMSETALAAKAVGVEISQEGVDKMFELIKGFENLKPSMYIDRENNRPLELEEICGVVVKNCEKQGLDAPYTRTISTVLEFQYERKRKSNG is encoded by the coding sequence ATGAATATAGTAGTAATTGGTGCTGGTGGAATTGGAGCATATTATGGAATGATATTACATGAAGTAGGGTGTAATATTACTTTTGTAGCTAGAGGTGAAAATCTAAAGTATCTAAAAGAAAATAAGATGAAAATGACTCATCCAAATTATGTAATAGAAGATAAAATTAATACATTAAGTATTGAAGAATTAGTTCAGAAAAATCCAGAAGATTATGATGCTGTGATTATTGCTACAAAAGCTATGAGTACGGAATCTATCTCTAAATCTTTATCATCTTGGGTAAAAGGTAGCTCTTTTATACCTTATTATATTTCACTACAAAATGGTGTTGAAAATGAAGATATTATGGAAGAGTATTATTCTAAAGATTATGTAATAGGTGGACTTACACGTCTTATTGTTTCACATACTATTTCTATTGGTCATGTTCATTGTTCAGGGGAAGTTCAAACTCTAATAGGGGCTTTAAATCATACAGATAAAAATGCTAAATTCTTAGATGAATTAAATACTATTTTAGCTAAAACACAAACTACTACATTTATATGTGAAGATATAAGATTAGAGCTTTGGAATAAGCTTATTATTAACAACGGAGTAAATGCTATTTGTGCTTTATTAGAAGAGCGAACTAGACCTTTACTTACAGATGAAAAAACTTCAAAAATCATATATGGACTTATGAGTGAAACAGCCCTTGCGGCAAAAGCTGTAGGAGTTGAAATATCTCAAGAAGGTGTTGATAAAATGTTTGAACTTATAAAAGGTTTTGAGAATCTAAAACCTTCTATGTATATAGATAGAGAAAACAACAGACCCCTAGAGCTTGAAGAAATTTGTGGCGTTGTTGTAAAAAACTGTGAAAAACAAGGTCTAGATGCTCCTTATACTAGAACTATTTCTACAGTTTTAGAGTTTCAATATGAAAGAAAAAGAAAATCAAATGGATAA
- a CDS encoding prephenate dehydratase yields MKEKENQMDKTVVYQGVEGAYSHLASSQIFPNSKLIASDSFLESMQMVENGQADFGVIPIENSSAGRVEEIHRLIPKMQLNIIQEYFHPIKHALLAIKGFKKEDLKTVSSHPQALAQCANNIKKFNLEAISEFDTAGSAMKLEKTNDKTHAVIASTLAADIYNLEIVEEKFFDYVGNVTRFIILSKKADFPSYDTSKSYITSLIFSVRNIPAALYKALGGFATNGIDLIKIESYSGIGSMYSTQFHVDLYGHIDEKRLQLALDELKFFVEELKIIGVYERHEYRDQMCELS; encoded by the coding sequence ATGAAAGAAAAAGAAAATCAAATGGATAAAACAGTTGTATATCAAGGAGTTGAGGGTGCTTATTCACATTTAGCATCATCACAAATTTTCCCAAATTCAAAACTAATAGCTTCTGATTCTTTTTTAGAATCAATGCAAATGGTTGAAAATGGTCAAGCAGACTTTGGAGTAATTCCTATTGAAAATTCATCAGCAGGAAGAGTTGAAGAGATTCATAGATTAATTCCAAAGATGCAGTTAAATATTATTCAAGAATATTTTCATCCAATAAAACATGCATTATTAGCAATAAAAGGTTTCAAAAAAGAAGATTTAAAAACAGTTTCTTCTCATCCTCAAGCCCTAGCACAGTGTGCGAATAATATCAAGAAGTTTAATTTAGAAGCTATTTCAGAGTTTGATACAGCAGGTTCTGCTATGAAATTAGAGAAAACCAATGATAAAACTCATGCAGTAATTGCTTCAACACTAGCCGCTGATATTTATAATCTAGAGATTGTAGAAGAGAAGTTTTTTGATTATGTAGGAAATGTAACTAGATTTATAATACTTTCAAAAAAAGCTGATTTCCCTTCTTATGATACTTCTAAATCATATATTACATCTTTAATTTTCTCTGTACGAAATATTCCAGCAGCTTTATATAAAGCCTTAGGTGGATTTGCAACTAATGGAATAGATTTAATAAAAATTGAGAGTTATTCTGGAATTGGAAGTATGTATTCAACTCAGTTCCATGTGGATTTATATGGACATATTGATGAAAAAAGATTGCAACTTGCATTAGATGAATTGAAATTTTTTGTAGAAGAGCTGAAAATCATAGGTGTTTATGAAAGACATGAATATCGTGATCAAATGTGTGAGTTATCATAA